In Solanum stenotomum isolate F172 chromosome 6, ASM1918654v1, whole genome shotgun sequence, one DNA window encodes the following:
- the LOC125867119 gene encoding LOW QUALITY PROTEIN: uncharacterized protein LOC125867119 (The sequence of the model RefSeq protein was modified relative to this genomic sequence to represent the inferred CDS: inserted 2 bases in 1 codon) → MAEECCHVMVAIKPVNGEQFDSLTNNQLDNAVEKLSYVALSLVCLEKAHPENGISTQLKALFVEALGVFSENGSQVNEQGETSDDAIRMISKVLKIIRLENIAERVKTSKPSRSSSLLITLEMVESVVALLDCFACILFAFNLNRHDASPASVLKMKLRYLSLFLRFTAKWSIEHESIKDLFTCAEDVAYAAFHLCFLKLAYNMEKDDDQSHVLDHEFSKLLERISPINAPELRQIYLNLFIESKSSRSETPNPMDAKSMYYLVNALKEDLEELLSHDASLKNTFDDQIPWLQEGLTHLSGLLSGIAFGGTSLEVQSHIEALINEAAIVIYSSCYDGMTNTEIDHELFLLQLKFNHVQVEIYLIQLLNGEATIMAPLKYLIDCVREELILLGTFLMDLSEQCKEQTKITDFLTLNQSVTDQAWSVIESFSRDSKKEDMAREINHMHFKLLLKFKFIKAVIRQMCPNISSSSTLDHPTIDLLNFLPIDFDAIDSYFSMLKSTKTRSSHIPKVDEVLMGFHEYILGNVLLKDESYSMFTVANEVKKYYYGLLLLVTYLVDPPVQINECVKQNDFLTRFGTLSIEAESSICSIYKEAVDSNKSRKVNLIIQFLTIAFDLIKSEGRLMILQQQKATLEAEILDQIESVHEELIFLRAFLMDVLTQHTELNELHDLLMHAEVTSHKLGQIVFDKKLNRYIGCRKKLVDSRELVHGVWSFEYKQRLDLFGIQQLEKTEKKLLYVAASLVCLEKAHPENGITTQLKALLVEALGVFSENGCQVNEQGETSDDAIRMISKVLRIVQLENIAERVKTSKPSRSSSLLITLEMVESVVDLLDCFDDLLMVFDPMRHDASPASVLQKKLGYLSLFLRFTAKWCIEHESIKDLFSCAEDVAYAAFHLCFLELSYNMGKDDDQSHVLDHEFSKLLERISPINAPELRQIYLNLFIESKSSRSETPNPMDAKSMYYLVNALKEDLEELLSHDANLKNTFDDQIPWLQKGLTHLSGLLSGIAFGGTSLEVQSHIEALINEAAIVIYSSCYDGMTNTEIDHELFLLQLKFNHVQVEIYLIQLLNGEATIMAPLKYLIDCVREELILLGTFLMDLSEQCKEQTKITDFLTLNQSVTDQAWSVIKYLSRDSKKEDMAREINHMHFKLLLKFKFIKAVIRQMCPNISSSSTLDHPTIDLLNFLPVDFDAIDSYFSMLKSTKTRSSHIPKVDEVLMGFHEYILGNVLLKDESYSMFTVANEVKKYYYGLLLLVTYLVDPPVQINECVKQNDFLTRFGTLSIEAESSICSIYKEAVDSNKSRKVNLIIQFLTIAFDLIKSEGRLMILQQQKATLEAEILDQIESVHEELIFLRAFLMDVLTQHTELNELHDLLMHAEVTSHKLGQIIGSCYGSSVDGSSTQQMRLPLSDLLQEIETVKVEFRKVFFQLLDASPCNMTGGEGLINFLSNRQDRLLNYDDCSISFLKNQILVVKDKSEYLGSFIADIIQYRDMHQELKDLVRRVQDINYVCLFHVKGYKPTWYYMLCLSDVKQLLKHIEAEVKMICLKVPHSLGCSFPKTDGLGFFSCFLGKLEELLRSKIHSVINLKHQIESVKESLLCLRSLMNHFAENLDEHDEVYGIIITSATEMAYKAEYVIDSCLSSSHPLWYKVLWISEVVDNIKLENHVVSETCGRKKIDVKVRKVVNTSVSLGPSLSGNTPRTNEEMEGFQEAMDKIKKQILRRSPHLDVISIVGMAGIGKTTLAEKIYNDLIATPHFDVHAKCRVTQVYSWKELLLTILNSVLQPADRTEKEDGELANELRQVLLTKRFLILIDDLWDKTAWDCLYMCFKDAHSGSRIILTTRLTDIANYAKCESNPHHLRLFRDDESWTLLQEEVFQGDSCPPELVDVGFQIAKSCGGLPLFIVLVAGVLKEEKKNEDSWKKVEESLGSRNGGSLEESMSLIEFSYKNLPHHLKPCFLYFGGFLKGKDIHVSKLFRLWQAEGFVQEKKEKTTEDVTQYFFEDLISRNIVMAMERRPNSKVKRCRIHDLLHNFCLEKSKQENFLNQINRGMDMLPEKPEDYRLFIHSYQDEIDLWRPCHSNVRSLQFKVVDPDNLLWPRDISFIFESFKLVKVLDLESFNVGGTFPSEIQSLIHLRYLAVQTDANSIPSFIAKLXGGEVMLPRSLLRMVKLRHILVKQRASFTLHENMDESLANSQLNDLETFSTPRLSYGKDAETILAKMPNLRKLSCIFLETFSYSEKLKGRCVLFPRLEFLSHLESVKLVSNSYPSKLPHEFNFPSKLKELTLSKFRLPWCEISIIGELPNLEILKLLFRAFEGDRWEVKDVEFPKLKYLKLDNINFSQWSISDDAFPELEYLSLTKCERLEEIPSHFGEAVSIKSIEVNRCGSSIANSALEIQTTQHEEMANDAFTVTIQPPDWDTRSSL, encoded by the exons ATGGCTGAGGAGTGTTGCCATGTGATGGTTGCCATAAAACCTGTGAATGGTGAGCAGTTTGATAGTTTGACGAATAATCAATTGGACAATGCTGTGGAGAAACTATCATATGTAGCTTTGTCTCTCGTATGCCTCGAGAAGGCTCACCCTGAGAACGGGATATCTACACAACTTAAGGCCCTATTTGTGGAAGCTCTTGGTGTCTTTTCTGAGAATGGTTCTCAGGTGAATGAACAAGGCGAGACAAGTGATGATGCCATCAGAATGATATCAAAGGTGCTGAAGATAATTCGACTGGAGAATATTGCTGAGCGAGTCAAAACTTCAAAGCCATCAAGGTCATCTAGCCTGCTAATTACTTTAGAGATGGTGGAGTCTGTTGTAGCTTTGCTTGATTGTTTTGCTTGTATACTGTTTGCATTTAATCTGAACCGTCATGATGCCTCTCCCGCGTCTGTGCTTAAAATGAAGCTAAGATACCTAAGTCTCTTCTTGAGATTTACTGCAAAGTGGTCCATTGAGCATGAGAGTATAAAGGATCTCTTCACCTGTGCTGAAGATGTAGCTTATGCTGCATTTCACCTATGTTTCTTAAAGTTGGCCTACAATATGGAGAAAGATGACGACCAGTCGCATGTGCTGGACCATGAGTTCTCTAAACTGCTGGAAAGGATAAGTCCAATCAACGCGCCTGAACTGAGACAGATTTACCTGAACCTCTTTATAGAGTCAAAGTCATCACGATCAGAGACTCCAAATCCAATGGACGCCaaatctatgtattatttaGTTAATGCTCTCAAAGAGGATCTGGAAGAGCTGCTAAGTCATGATGCCAGcttgaaaaatacttttgatGATCAAATTCCTTGGCTCCAAGAAGGACTTACTCACCTTTCTGGATTACTCTCTGGCATAGCATTTGGAGGCACTTCACTTGAAGTTCAGTCACATATCGAAGCTCTGATCAATGAGGCAGCAATTGTGATCTACTCATCCTGCTATGATGGCATGACGAATACTGAAATAGACCATGAGCTCTTTCTGTTGCAACTGAAGTTTAATCATGTCCAGGTAGAAATCTATCTGATTCAGCTACTAAACGGTGAAGCCACCATAATGGCTCCCTTGAAATATCTGATTGATTGTGTTCGAGAAGAGCTGATACTCTTGGGAACTTTTCTCATGGATTTATCGGAGCAGTGCAAAGAGCAAACAAAGATAACTGATTTTTTGACCCTTAATCAGTCTGTGACTGACCAAGCATGGTCAGTCATTGAATCTTTTTCTCGTGACTCGAAGAAAGAAGACATGGCCAGGGAAATTAATCACATGCACTTTAAATTGCTTCTTAAATTCAAGTTTATTAAGGCAGTGATTAGACAGATGTGTCCCAACATTTCATCATCATCGACACTGGATCATCCTACAATAGATCTTCTGAATTTTCTTCCAATTGACTTTGATGCCATTGATTCTTATTTCAGCATGCTAAAATCCACAAAGACACGATCTTCACATATCCCCAAGGTTGATGAGGTTTTGATGGGGTTTCATGAATATATTCTTGGCAATGTGCTACTGAAAGATGAAAGTTATTCGATGTTTACTGTTGCAAATGAGGTTAAAAAGTATTACTATGGGTTGTTGCTCCTTGTAACGTATCTTGTTGATCCTCCAGTTCAGATCAATGAATGCGTGAAGCAGAATGATTTCTTGACTAGATTTGGAACTCTTTCAATTGAAGCTGAATCTTCTATCTGTTCAATTTATAAGGAGGCTGTGGATAGCAACAAAAGTAGGAAGGTCAATCTTATTATTCAGTTTTTGACGATTGCTTTCGATCTTATCAAGTCTGAAGGAAGGTTGATGATTCTACAACAGCAGAAAGCTACTTTGGAAGCTGAAATTCTGGATCAGATTGAAAGTGTTCATGAAGAGCTTATTTTCCTTAGAGCTTTTCTCATGGATGTTCTCACGCAACACACAGAGCTTAACGAATTGCATGATCTCTTAATGCATGCTGAAGTGACTTCCCACAAGTTAGGACAGATC GTATTTGATAAAAAACTTAATAGATATATAGGGTGTAGGAAAAAGCTAGTGGATTCACGTGAACTCGTTCATGGTGTGTGGTCATTTGAATATAAGCAAAGACTG GATTTATTCGGAATCCAACAATTAGAGAAAACTGAAAAG AAACTTTTATATGTAGCTGCTTCTCTCGTATGCCTCGAGAAGGCTCACCCTGAGAACGGGATAACTACACAACTTAAGGCCCTACTTGTGGAAGCTCTTGGTGTCTTTTCTGAGAATGGTTGTCAGGTGAATGAACAAGGCGAGACAAGTGATGATGCCATCAGAATGATATCAAAGGTGCTGAGGATAGTTCAACTGGAGAATATTGCTGAGCGAGTCAAAACTTCAAAGCCATCAAGGTCATCTAGCCTGCTAATTACTTTGGAGATGGTGGAGTCTGTTGTAGATTTGCTTGATTGTTTTGATGATCTACTGATGGTATTTGATCCGATGCGTCATGATGCCTCTCCCGCGTCTGTGCTTCAAAAGAAGCTAGGATACCTAAGTCTCTTCTTGAGATTTACTGCAAAGTGGTGCATTGAGCATGAGAGTATAAAGGATCTCTTCTCCTGTGCTGAAGATGTAGCTTATGCTGCATTTCACCTATGTTTCTTAGAGTTGTCCTACAATATGGGGAAGGATGACGACCAGTCACATGTGCTGGACCATGAGTTCTCTAAACTGCTGGAAAGGATAAGTCCAATCAACGCGCCTGAACTGAGACAGATTTACCTGAACCTCTTTATAGAGTCAAAGTCATCACGATCAGAGACTCCAAATCCAATGGACGCCaaatctatgtattatttaGTTAATGCTCTCAAAGAGGATCTGGAAGAGCTGCTAAGTCATGATGCCAActtgaaaaatacttttgatGATCAAATTCCTTGGCTCCAAAAAGGACTTACTCACCTTTCTGGATTACTCTCTGGCATAGCATTTGGAGGCACTTCACTTGAAGTTCAGTCACATATCGAAGCTCTGATCAATGAGGCAGCAATTGTGATCTACTCATCCTGCTATGATGGCATGACGAATACTGAAATAGACCATGAGCTCTTTCTGTTGCAACTGAAGTTTAATCATGTCCAGGTAGAAATCTATCTGATTCAGCTACTAAACGGTGAAGCCACCATAATGGCTCCCTTGAAATATCTGATTGATTGTGTTCGAGAAGAGCTGATACTCTTGGGAACTTTTCTCATGGATTTATCGGAGCAGTGCAAAGAGCAAACAAAGATAACTGATTTTTTGACCCTTAATCAGTCTGTGACTGACCAAGCATGGTCAGTCATTAAATATCTTTCTCGTGACTCGAAGAAAGAAGACATGGCCAGGGAAATTAATCACATGCACTTTAAATTGCTTCTTAAATTCAAGTTTATTAAGGCAGTGATTAGACAGATGTGTCCCAACATTTCATCATCATCGACACTGGATCATCCTACGATAGATCTTCTGAATTTTCTTCCAGTTGACTTTGATGCCATTGATTCTTATTTCAGCATGCTAAAATCCACAAAGACACGATCTTCACATATCCCCAAGGTTGATGAGGTTTTGATGGGGTTTCATGAATATATTCTTGGCAATGTGCTACTGAAAGATGAAAGTTATTCGATGTTTACTGTTGCAAATGAGGTTAAAAAGTATTACTATGGGTTGTTGCTCCTTGTAACGTATCTTGTTGATCCTCCAGTTCAGATCAATGAATGCGTGAAGCAGAATGATTTCTTGACTAGATTTGGAACTCTTTCAATTGAAGCTGAATCTTCTATCTGTTCAATTTATAAGGAGGCTGTGGATAGCAACAAAAGTAGGAAGGTCAATCTTATTATTCAGTTTTTGACGATTGCTTTCGATCTTATCAAGTCTGAAGGAAGGTTGATGATTCTACAACAGCAGAAAGCTACTTTGGAAGCTGAAATTCTGGATCAGATTGAAAGTGTTCATGAAGAGCTTATTTTCCTTAGAGCTTTTCTCATGGATGTTCTCACGCAACACACAGAGCTTAACGAATTGCATGATCTCTTAATGCATGCTGAAGTGACTTCCCACAAGTTAGGACAGATCATTGGTTCTTGTTATGGGAGTTCCGTGGACGGGTCCAGCACTCAGCAAATGAGGCTTCCATTATCTGATCTGCTACAAGAGATTGAGACTGTCAAGGTAGAGTTCAGAAAAGTATTCTTTCAACTTCTGGATGCATCACCTTGCAACATGACCGGTGGAGAAGGtcttatcaattttttatcGAACCGCCAAGACAGGCTGTTAAACTATGATGATTGTTCAATCTCTTTTCTGAAGAATCAGATCCTAGTAGTCAAAGACAAATCAGAGTACTTGGGATCTTTTATTGCAGATATCATACAGTACCGTGATAtgcatcaagaactcaaagacCTTGTGAGACGTGTTCAAGATATAAATTATGTATGTCTCTTCCATGTCAAAGGTTATAAACCCACCTGGTATTACATGTTATGTCTCTCTGATGTCAAGCAATTGCTCAAGCATATTGAGGCAGAGGTCAAAATGATCTGTCTTAAAGTTCCACATTCATTAGGTTGTAGTTTCCCCAAGACAGATGGATTAGGATTTTTCAGTTGTTTCTTGGGAAAATTGGAGGAGCTGTTGCGTTCTAAGATTCATTCAGTTATCAATTTAAAGCATCAGATTGAATCAGTCAAGGAGAGCTTACTGTGTCTCAGATCATTGATGAATCATTTTGCGGAAAACTTAGATGAGCATGATGAAGTTTATGGTATTATAATAACAAGTGCTACTGAAATGGCATACAAGGCAGAGTATGTCATCGACTCGTGCTTGTCCAGTTCTCATCCACTCTGGTACAAAGTTCTTTGGATTTCTGAAGTTGTTGATAACATTAAGCTTGAAAATCATGTTGTTAGTGAGACTTGTGGAAGAAAGAAGATAGACGTGAAGGTGCGTAAAGTTGTAAATACCTCTGTGAGTCTTGGACCATCTTTATCAGGTAATACTCCAAGAACAAATGAAGAAATGGAGGGTTTTCAGGAGGCAATGGACAAAATAAAGAAGCAGATACTTAGAAGATCTCCTCATCTGGATGTTATTTCGATAGTTGGTATGGCTGGGATCGGGAAGACCACTCTTGCAGAGAAGATTTACAATGATCTCATAGCTACCCCTCACTTTGATGTACACGCTAAGTGTCGTGTGACTCAAGTATATTCATGGAAGGAATTGCTACTTACCATCTTGAATTCTGTTCTTCAGCCTGCTGATCGCACTGAAAAAGAAGACGGTGAATTAGCTAATGAGCTGCGTCAAGTTTTGTTAACCAAGAGATTCTTGATTCTCATTGATGATCTGTGGGATAAAACAGCATGGGACTGTTTATATATGTGCTTTAAAGATGCTCATAGTGGGAGTAGAATTATCCTAACAACTCGTCTTACTGACATTGCCAATTATGCTAAATGTGAAAGCAATCCCCATCATCTTCGTTTATTCAGAGATGATGAGAGTTGGACATTATTACAGGAAGAGGTGTTTCAAGGGGATAGCTGTCCACCTGAACTTGTAGATGTGGGATTTCAAATAGCAAAAAGTTGTGGAGGGTTGCCTCTCTTCATTGTGTTAGTTGCTGGTGTTCTgaaagaggaaaagaagaatgaagattCGTGGAAAAAAGTAGAGGAAAGTCTAGGTTCACGTAACGGTGGTAGCTTGGAAGAGAGCATGTCTTTAATTGAATTCAGTTATAAGAACTTACCACACCATCTGAAGCCTTGTTTTCTCTACTTTGGAGGATTTTTAAAGGGCAAGGATATTCATGTCTCCAAATTGTTTCGGTTGTGGCAAGCTGAAGGATTTGTACaagagaagaaggaaaaaaccACAGAAGATGTCACACAATACTTTTTTGAAGATCTTATTAGTAGAAATATAGTAATGGCCATGGAGAGGAGACCGAATAGCAAGGTGAAAAGGTGTCGTATTCATGATCTCTTGCACAATTTCTGCTTGGAAAAGTCCAAGCAAGAAAATTTCCTTAACCAAATCAATAG GGGAATGGATATGCTTCCTGAAAAGCCTGAGGACTACCGGTTGTTCATCCATTCTTACCAGGATGAGATTGATTTGTGGCGTCCATGTCACTCAAATGTCCGGTCCTTACAATTCAAAGTTGTAGATCCGGACAACCTGTTATGGCCACGTGATATCTCGTTCATATTTGAAAGCTTCAAACTTGTTAAAGTGTTGGATTTGGAATCGTTCAACGTTGGTGGTACTTTTCCCAGTGAAATACAGAGTCTTATTCATTTGAGGTACTTAGCTGTTCAAACTGATGCAAATTCAATTCCTTCTTTTATAGCTAAACT CGGAGGAGAGGTGATGTTACCTCGTTCTCTTCTGAGGATGGTCAAATTGAGGCATATACTTGTAAAACAGCGTGCTTCATTTACTTTGCATGAGAACATGGATGAATCACTTGCTAACTCTCAGTTAAATGATTTGGAAACATTTTCGACTCCACGTCTCTCTTATGGTAAAGATGCTGAGACAATTTTGGCAAAGATGCCAAATTTGAGAAAGTTGAGTTGTATATTTTTGGAGACTTTTAGTTATTCGGAGAAATTGAAGGGAAGGTGTGTTCTTTTTCCGCGATTAGAGTTTCTAAGTCATCTTGAATCAGTCAAGCTAGTTTCCAACAGTTATCCATCTAAACTTCCACACGAGTTCAATTTCCCCTCAAAACTAAAGGAATTGACTTTGTCCAAGTTTCGTCTTCCCTGGTGTGAAATTTCTATAATCGGAGAATTGCCTAACTTGGAGATTCTAAAGTTACTTTTCCGAGCCTTTGAAGGAGATCGATGGGAAGTGAAAGATGTCGAGTTTCCTAAACTCAAGTACTTGAAATTGGACAATATCAACTTTTCACAATGGTCCATCTCAGACGATGCTTTTCCTGAGCTTGAATATTTGAGTTTAACCAAATGTGAGCGGCTTGAGGAAATCCCTTCTCATTTTGGAGAAGCTGTGTCTATAAAAAGCATTGAAGTAAATAGATGTGGATCGTCCATTGCTAATTCAGCCCTGGAAATTCAAACAACGCAACATGAAGAAATGGCAAATGATGCGTTCACAGTTACCATACAACCTCCAGATTGGGATACAAGATCATCTCTTTGA